A region of Jannaschia sp. W003 DNA encodes the following proteins:
- a CDS encoding cryptochrome/photolyase family protein — MVSRLVLVLGDQLSMDLSALREGDPSTDTVVMAEVRAETDYVSHHPKKIAFLFAAMRKHADALREAGWQVHYTRLDDPENTHSIPGELLRAAAATGAAEALATEPGEFRLIDALEEAPLPVHLFPDDRFLCSHAEFEAWADGRKELRMEWFYREMRRKTGLLMDGDKPAGDRWNYDHDNRKPAPDDVSDADGPLRFKPDETTEDVLALVQAQFGNRYGTLRPFWFATDRDGAKAALAHFVRVSLPRFGDFQDAMVAGEPFLYHAVLSVYLNAGLLGWRECCEAAEAAWKAGHVPLNAAEGFIRQIIGWREYVRGVYFREGPDYTSRNALDHHRALPEFYWTAETDMRCVAEAVGATMQDAYAHHIQRLMVTGNFALLAGLDPAEVQQWYLEVYADAYEWVEAPNVVGMSQHADGGLLGSKPYVSGGAYIDRMSDYCRQCRYDPKGAGKGRPSCPFTRLYWHFLARHRARFEPNPRMRQAYRSWDRMAEDRRAAILADADAVLERLDRGERV, encoded by the coding sequence CTGGTGAGCCGCCTCGTCCTCGTCCTCGGCGACCAGCTCTCCATGGACCTCTCGGCCCTGCGCGAAGGCGATCCCTCCACCGACACCGTGGTCATGGCCGAGGTGCGCGCGGAGACCGACTACGTCTCCCACCACCCCAAGAAGATCGCCTTCCTCTTCGCCGCCATGCGAAAGCACGCGGACGCCCTGCGCGAAGCGGGCTGGCAGGTTCACTACACCCGGCTCGACGACCCCGAGAACACCCACAGCATCCCCGGCGAGCTGCTCCGCGCCGCCGCGGCCACCGGCGCCGCCGAGGCCCTCGCCACCGAGCCCGGCGAGTTCCGCCTCATCGACGCGCTCGAGGAAGCCCCCCTCCCCGTCCACCTCTTCCCCGACGACCGGTTCCTGTGCTCCCACGCCGAGTTCGAGGCCTGGGCCGACGGCCGGAAGGAGCTGCGGATGGAGTGGTTCTACCGCGAGATGCGCCGCAAGACCGGCCTCCTGATGGATGGCGACAAGCCCGCCGGCGACCGCTGGAACTACGACCACGACAACCGAAAGCCCGCGCCCGACGACGTGAGCGACGCGGACGGCCCCCTGCGCTTCAAGCCCGACGAGACCACCGAAGACGTCCTCGCCCTCGTCCAAGCGCAGTTCGGCAACCGCTACGGCACCCTGCGCCCCTTCTGGTTCGCCACCGACCGGGACGGCGCGAAGGCGGCGCTCGCGCACTTCGTCCGCGTCTCGCTCCCCCGCTTCGGCGACTTCCAGGACGCGATGGTCGCGGGCGAGCCGTTCCTCTACCACGCCGTGCTCTCGGTCTACCTGAACGCGGGCCTCCTCGGCTGGCGCGAGTGCTGCGAGGCCGCCGAGGCCGCGTGGAAGGCGGGCCACGTCCCCCTCAACGCCGCCGAGGGCTTCATCCGCCAGATCATCGGCTGGCGCGAGTACGTGCGCGGCGTCTACTTCCGCGAGGGCCCGGACTACACGAGCCGCAATGCCCTCGATCACCACCGCGCGCTGCCCGAATTCTACTGGACCGCCGAGACCGACATGCGCTGCGTCGCCGAGGCCGTGGGCGCCACCATGCAGGACGCCTACGCCCACCACATTCAGCGACTGATGGTGACGGGCAACTTCGCGCTCCTCGCCGGGCTGGATCCGGCGGAGGTGCAGCAGTGGTACCTCGAGGTCTACGCCGACGCCTACGAATGGGTGGAGGCGCCCAACGTGGTGGGCATGTCCCAGCACGCCGACGGCGGCCTCCTCGGCTCCAAACCTTATGTCTCGGGCGGCGCCTACATCGACCGCATGTCGGACTACTGTCGCCAGTGCCGCTACGATCCCAAGGGGGCCGGCAAAGGCCGTCCCTCCTGCCCGTTCACCCGCCTCTACTGGCACTTCCTCGCGCGCCACCGCGCGCGGTTCGAGCCCAACCCCCGGATGCGGCAGGCCTATCGCAGCTGGGACCGCATGGCCGAGGACCGCCGCGCGGCGATCCTCGCGGACGCGGACGCGGTGCTGGAGCGCCTCGATCGGGGCGAGCGGGTCTGA
- a CDS encoding rod shape-determining protein, with protein MSIFGSLFSSDMAIDLGTANTLVYVKGKGIVLNEPSVVAYHMKNGRKEVLAVGEDAKLMLGRTPGSIEAIRPMREGVIADFDTAEEMIKHFIRKVHRRSTFTKPKIIVCVPHGATPVEKRAIRQSVLGAGARKAGLIAEPIAAAIGAGMPITDPTGSMVVDIGGGTTEVAVMSLADIVYARSVRVGGDRMDEALISYLRRHQNLLVGESTAERIKKEIGTARMPEDGRGEVLMIRGRDLLNGVPKETEVSQAQVAEALAEPVQQICEAVMTALESTPPDLAADIVDRGVMLTGGGALLGELDLALREQTGLSISVADESLNCVALGTGKALEFERQLSHVIDYES; from the coding sequence ATGTCGATCTTCGGAAGCCTGTTCAGCTCGGACATGGCCATCGACCTCGGGACGGCCAACACGCTGGTCTACGTCAAGGGCAAGGGCATCGTCCTCAACGAGCCCTCCGTGGTCGCCTACCACATGAAGAACGGCCGCAAGGAGGTGCTCGCCGTGGGCGAGGACGCCAAGCTCATGCTCGGCCGCACCCCCGGCTCGATCGAGGCCATCCGCCCCATGCGCGAGGGCGTGATCGCCGACTTCGACACCGCCGAGGAGATGATCAAGCACTTCATCCGCAAGGTGCACCGCCGCTCCACCTTCACGAAGCCCAAGATCATCGTCTGCGTGCCCCATGGCGCCACCCCCGTCGAGAAGCGCGCCATCCGCCAGTCCGTGCTGGGCGCGGGCGCGCGCAAGGCCGGCCTCATCGCCGAGCCCATCGCCGCCGCCATCGGCGCGGGCATGCCCATCACCGACCCCACCGGCTCGATGGTGGTCGACATCGGTGGCGGCACCACCGAGGTCGCCGTGATGTCGCTTGCCGACATCGTCTACGCCCGCTCCGTGCGCGTGGGCGGCGACCGCATGGACGAGGCGCTCATCTCCTACCTGCGCCGCCACCAGAACCTGCTCGTGGGCGAGTCCACGGCGGAGCGCATCAAGAAGGAGATCGGCACCGCGCGCATGCCCGAGGACGGGCGCGGCGAGGTGCTGATGATCCGCGGCCGCGATCTGCTGAACGGCGTGCCCAAGGAGACCGAGGTCTCCCAGGCGCAGGTCGCCGAGGCGCTGGCCGAGCCGGTGCAGCAGATCTGCGAGGCGGTGATGACCGCCCTCGAATCCACGCCGCCTGACCTCGCCGCCGACATCGTGGACCGGGGCGTCATGCTCACGGGCGGCGGCGCGCTCCTAGGCGAGCTGGACCTCGCCCTGCGCGAGCAGACCGGCCTGTCGATCTCCGTGGCCGACGAGAGCCTCAACTGCGTCGCCCTCGGCACCGGCAAGGCACTGGAATTCGAGCGCCAGCTCTCCCACGTGATCGACTACGAGTCCTGA
- the rodA gene encoding rod shape-determining protein RodA, whose product MTYLEYNVARTPTGLRKVLAMNWALLIVVVAVASFGFMVLYSVAGGSMTPWAEAQIERFVLGLAAMFIVAMVPIWFWRNTSALLYAFGLLLLVAVEVVGVTGGGAQRWIDVGPLRLQPSEVMKVVLVMFLAAYYDWLPPSKVSRPQWVLVPILIMMVPTALVLKQPDLGTSILLVTGGGAIMFLAGVHWAYFVTVIGAGVALVTAVLKSRGTDWQILKDYQYRRIDTFIDPESDPLGAGYHITQSKIALGSGGLQGKGFMQGTQARLNFLPEKHTDFIFTALAEEFGFIGSMSLLVLYMLIVAFCIWTAVKTKDRFASLVSLGVAVTFFLFFAVNMSMVMGLAPVVGVPLPLVSYGGSAMLVLMVAFGMVQSAHVHRPRMPSEGRLLKR is encoded by the coding sequence ATGACCTACCTGGAGTACAACGTCGCCCGGACGCCCACAGGCCTGCGCAAGGTGCTGGCCATGAACTGGGCGCTGCTGATCGTGGTGGTGGCGGTGGCCTCCTTTGGGTTCATGGTGCTCTACTCCGTGGCGGGCGGCTCCATGACGCCCTGGGCGGAGGCGCAGATCGAGCGCTTCGTGCTGGGGCTCGCGGCGATGTTCATCGTGGCGATGGTGCCGATCTGGTTCTGGCGCAACACCTCGGCCCTCCTCTACGCGTTCGGCCTGCTCCTCCTCGTTGCCGTGGAGGTGGTGGGCGTGACGGGCGGCGGCGCGCAGCGCTGGATCGACGTCGGGCCGCTGCGCCTCCAGCCCTCGGAGGTGATGAAGGTCGTCCTGGTGATGTTCCTGGCTGCCTACTACGACTGGCTGCCCCCTTCGAAGGTCAGCCGCCCGCAATGGGTGCTGGTGCCCATCCTCATCATGATGGTGCCCACCGCGCTGGTCCTGAAGCAGCCCGACCTCGGCACCTCGATCCTCCTGGTCACGGGCGGCGGCGCGATCATGTTCCTGGCCGGCGTCCACTGGGCCTACTTCGTGACCGTGATCGGCGCCGGCGTGGCGCTGGTGACGGCCGTCCTGAAGTCGCGCGGCACCGACTGGCAGATCCTGAAGGACTACCAGTACCGCCGCATCGACACCTTCATCGACCCCGAGAGCGATCCCCTGGGTGCGGGCTACCACATCACCCAGTCGAAGATCGCGCTGGGCTCGGGCGGGCTGCAGGGCAAGGGGTTCATGCAAGGCACGCAGGCGCGGCTGAACTTCCTGCCCGAGAAGCACACCGACTTCATCTTCACCGCCCTCGCCGAGGAGTTCGGCTTCATCGGCTCGATGTCGCTCCTGGTGCTCTACATGCTGATCGTGGCGTTCTGCATCTGGACCGCGGTGAAGACCAAGGACCGCTTCGCCTCGCTGGTGTCGCTCGGCGTCGCTGTCACGTTCTTCCTGTTCTTCGCGGTGAACATGTCGATGGTCATGGGGCTCGCGCCCGTGGTGGGCGTGCCGCTGCCCCTGGTGAGCTACGGCGGCTCGGCGATGCTCGTGCTGATGGTGGCGTTCGGGATGGTGCAGTCGGCGCACGTGCACCGGCCGCGGATGCCGAGCGAGGGGCGGCTGCTGAAGCGATAG
- a CDS encoding rod shape-determining protein MreD, translated as MAPRRVWWFRVLFALLAFLVLFFALLPFGPGEGGVPGPDLTLCLAAAWVLRRPDYVPVWLLIPLLVLGDALLGRPLGLWALIVLLITEYLRRRVDQSEALPFWSEVGLVTGCIAVAFVANYAALVLLLAGTPPLGGEALHALATIVFYPPAAIFSQMLGVRRLAPGELDTLGSRA; from the coding sequence GTGGCGCCGCGCCGCGTCTGGTGGTTCCGCGTCCTGTTCGCGCTGCTGGCCTTCCTCGTGCTGTTCTTCGCGCTGCTTCCCTTCGGCCCGGGCGAGGGCGGCGTGCCGGGGCCGGACCTGACGCTGTGCCTCGCGGCCGCCTGGGTGCTGCGCCGTCCGGACTACGTGCCCGTGTGGCTGCTGATCCCGCTCCTGGTGCTGGGCGACGCGCTGCTCGGCCGCCCGCTCGGCCTCTGGGCGCTGATCGTGCTGCTGATCACCGAGTACCTGCGCCGGCGCGTGGACCAGTCCGAGGCGCTGCCCTTCTGGAGCGAGGTGGGGCTGGTCACGGGCTGCATCGCGGTGGCCTTCGTGGCGAACTACGCGGCCCTCGTGCTGCTGCTGGCGGGCACGCCGCCCCTCGGCGGCGAGGCGCTCCATGCCCTCGCCACGATTGTATTCTACCCGCCCGCGGCCATATTCTCACAGATGCTCGGCGTCCGGCGCCTCGCCCCGGGCGAGCTCGACACGCTGGGCAGCCGCGCCTGA
- a CDS encoding SDR family NAD(P)-dependent oxidoreductase, whose product MPNALVIGASGGIGAALADHLAASHAVTRLSRRHDGLDVTDEASVARHLGALPPIDLAFVATGILAPPGGAPEKALEAVDADALAAVFAANAIGPALVLKHLAPRLGDAARVGVLTARVGSISDNRMGGWYAYRAAKAAANQITRTAAIEIARRRKGSVVAALHPGTVETAFTEGYKAPKVAPEEAAANLVRVLATLAPAQSGGFFAYDGAEIPW is encoded by the coding sequence ATGCCCAACGCCCTCGTCATCGGCGCCTCGGGCGGCATCGGGGCCGCGCTGGCGGACCACCTCGCCGCCTCGCACGCCGTCACCCGCCTCTCGCGCCGCCACGACGGCCTCGACGTCACCGACGAGGCCTCCGTCGCCCGCCACCTCGGCGCGCTCCCTCCCATCGACCTCGCCTTCGTCGCCACAGGCATCCTCGCGCCCCCGGGCGGCGCCCCGGAGAAGGCGCTGGAGGCCGTCGACGCGGACGCCCTCGCCGCCGTGTTCGCCGCCAACGCCATCGGCCCGGCGCTGGTGCTCAAGCACCTCGCCCCCCGCCTCGGCGACGCCGCCCGCGTCGGCGTCCTGACCGCCCGCGTGGGCTCCATTAGCGACAACCGCATGGGCGGCTGGTACGCCTACCGCGCCGCCAAGGCCGCCGCGAACCAGATCACCCGCACGGCGGCCATCGAGATCGCGCGGCGCCGCAAGGGCTCGGTGGTCGCCGCGCTCCACCCCGGCACCGTGGAGACCGCGTTCACCGAAGGCTACAAGGCCCCGAAGGTCGCCCCGGAGGAGGCCGCCGCCAACCTCGTGCGCGTCCTCGCCACCCTCGCGCCCGCGCAATCGGGCGGCTTCTTCGCGTATGATGGCGCGGAGATCCCCTGGTGA
- the mrdA gene encoding penicillin-binding protein 2, whose translation MKRSPQETQLSTRRITRRAAVVGGLQLAFAGVLTARLVDMQLEGGQQFRLLAEENRINVGLLAPARGLILDRNGAVLAGNEQIYRVSIRREEAKDVDAVIARLRTLVNLDDERLERAMREMERSPSFVSVTLADRLTWEELSAVALNAPALPGVTPEVGLSRVYPRTDDFAHVIGYVGRVTQRDLDADTTGDPLLGVPEFQIGKTGTEKMMEPVLRGKAGTRRYEVNAAGRVMRELDRREGVSGGDLRLTIDANLQNFVQARLGVESASAVVMDVRNGDVLAAVSSPGFDPNLFVQGISVPDYAVLRDNDHRPLHNKIVQGLYPPGSTFKMVTLLAALEAGLVTPRETIGCPGYTTVSGRRFHCWKRGGHGRVDLNASLRSSCDVYYYELSQRAGIERIAAMARKLGLGVQHELAMTSVSEGLIPDKQWKQVRRGEPWQIGDSLNASIGQGFVLTSPLQLAVMTARIASGLEVSPRLVRSIDGVDQPSGVKGVLDVPRSLLDLVRGAMDQVVNAPGGTAGRSKFDLAGVKWAGKTGTSQVRNITAAERARGVSSNADLPWERRDHALFVGYAPVDDPHLAVSVVVEHGGGGSTAAAPVARDVMLYALHGDVPPLEAYPDYQREDIADMLSNLALKPRVGGGSSQA comes from the coding sequence ATGAAGCGATCGCCGCAGGAGACCCAGCTCTCCACTCGCCGCATCACCCGCCGCGCCGCCGTGGTGGGGGGGCTGCAGCTCGCCTTCGCGGGGGTGCTGACGGCGCGCCTCGTGGACATGCAGCTGGAGGGCGGGCAGCAGTTCCGCCTGCTGGCCGAGGAGAACCGCATCAACGTCGGGCTGCTGGCCCCCGCCCGCGGCCTGATCCTCGACCGCAACGGCGCCGTGCTGGCCGGCAACGAGCAGATCTACCGCGTCTCGATCCGCCGCGAGGAGGCCAAGGACGTCGACGCCGTGATCGCCCGCCTGCGTACCCTCGTGAACCTCGACGACGAGCGGCTGGAACGAGCCATGCGCGAGATGGAGCGCTCGCCCTCGTTCGTGTCCGTGACCCTCGCCGACCGCCTGACCTGGGAGGAGCTGTCGGCCGTCGCCCTCAACGCGCCCGCGCTGCCGGGCGTGACCCCCGAGGTGGGCCTGAGCCGGGTCTATCCGCGCACCGACGACTTCGCCCACGTGATCGGCTACGTGGGCCGCGTCACCCAGCGCGACCTCGACGCCGACACCACCGGCGACCCGCTGCTGGGCGTGCCCGAGTTCCAGATCGGCAAGACCGGCACCGAGAAGATGATGGAGCCCGTCCTGCGCGGCAAGGCCGGCACGCGGCGCTACGAGGTCAACGCCGCCGGACGGGTCATGCGCGAGCTGGACCGCCGCGAGGGCGTGTCGGGCGGCGACCTGCGCCTGACCATCGACGCCAACCTCCAGAACTTCGTGCAGGCGCGCCTCGGCGTCGAGAGCGCCTCGGCGGTGGTCATGGACGTTCGCAACGGCGACGTGCTGGCGGCCGTGTCCTCGCCCGGCTTCGACCCCAACCTCTTCGTGCAGGGCATCTCGGTGCCCGACTACGCGGTGCTGCGCGACAACGACCACCGCCCCCTGCACAACAAGATCGTGCAGGGCCTCTACCCGCCGGGCTCGACGTTCAAGATGGTGACCCTGCTCGCCGCCCTGGAGGCCGGGCTCGTCACCCCGCGCGAGACCATCGGCTGCCCGGGCTACACCACCGTGTCGGGCCGCCGCTTCCACTGCTGGAAGCGCGGCGGGCACGGGCGCGTGGACCTGAACGCCTCGCTGCGCTCCTCCTGCGACGTCTACTACTACGAGCTGTCCCAGCGCGCCGGCATCGAGCGCATCGCCGCCATGGCCCGCAAGCTGGGCCTGGGCGTGCAGCACGAGCTGGCCATGACCTCCGTGTCCGAGGGCCTGATCCCCGACAAGCAGTGGAAGCAGGTGCGCCGGGGCGAGCCCTGGCAGATCGGCGACAGCCTCAACGCCTCGATCGGGCAGGGCTTCGTGCTCACCTCGCCGCTGCAGCTCGCCGTGATGACCGCGCGCATCGCCTCGGGCCTCGAGGTCTCGCCGCGGCTGGTGCGCTCGATCGACGGCGTGGACCAGCCGTCCGGGGTCAAGGGCGTGCTCGACGTGCCGCGCTCGCTGCTCGATCTCGTGCGTGGCGCCATGGACCAGGTGGTGAACGCGCCGGGCGGCACCGCGGGGCGCTCCAAGTTCGACCTCGCGGGGGTGAAGTGGGCCGGCAAGACCGGCACCTCCCAGGTCCGCAACATCACCGCGGCCGAGCGCGCGCGCGGCGTCTCCTCGAACGCGGACCTGCCGTGGGAGCGGCGCGACCACGCGCTGTTCGTGGGCTACGCGCCCGTGGACGACCCGCACCTCGCCGTCTCGGTGGTGGTCGAGCATGGCGGCGGCGGCTCCACCGCGGCGGCGCCCGTGGCGCGCGACGTGATGCTCTACGCGCTGCACGGCGACGTGCCGCCCCTGGAGGCCTACCCGGACTACCAGCGCGAGGACATCGCCGACATGCTCTCGAACCTCGCGCTCAAGCCGCGCGTGGGCGGCGGATCGAGCCAGGCATGA
- a CDS encoding ATP-grasp fold amidoligase family protein, which produces MTQTPCPTVASDGTIRQGDLRPAHRPLDAAELAVPERAAMAFVEHRIRTRHPKLVDVTARRAQLDPDALRFALPRTVNEKFAWRKFFDRDPRFPIISDKVAIKDWLRRNGLLAAAPTIWAGDDPDAIPEAVLERRCLFKAAHSSGAQMFVVPGETTMRDLRRRGRRMLGRRYGFKAMEWGYDDVPLRILFEEELVPRAGAPVEEVKVFVFGGRIDRILRIFNRYDGISGQVWRADGAHVVRPSPGEPIDIAPSVSDRPPSPNWAEIIGHAARIGALFDQMRVDFLTDGETLWLNELTIYSQAGRYTHVGNDPAAPAALHWDLRQSHFMRTPQRRPALELYRRTLRRILDRAAPGPTGAASGS; this is translated from the coding sequence GTGACCCAGACGCCCTGTCCCACCGTGGCCTCCGACGGCACGATCCGCCAGGGCGACCTGCGGCCCGCCCACCGTCCTCTGGATGCGGCCGAGCTGGCCGTCCCCGAGCGCGCAGCGATGGCCTTCGTCGAGCACCGGATCCGTACGCGCCACCCGAAGCTGGTAGACGTCACCGCCCGCCGCGCGCAGCTCGACCCGGACGCGCTGCGCTTCGCGCTGCCCCGCACCGTCAACGAGAAGTTCGCCTGGCGGAAGTTCTTCGATCGCGACCCGCGCTTTCCGATCATCTCCGACAAGGTGGCGATCAAGGACTGGCTCCGCCGCAACGGCCTCCTAGCCGCCGCGCCCACGATCTGGGCCGGTGACGACCCAGACGCGATCCCCGAGGCGGTACTCGAGCGCCGGTGCCTGTTCAAGGCGGCCCATTCCAGTGGTGCGCAGATGTTCGTGGTGCCCGGCGAGACCACGATGAGAGACCTGCGCCGCCGGGGCCGCCGGATGCTGGGGCGGCGCTACGGCTTCAAGGCCATGGAATGGGGCTACGATGACGTGCCCCTCCGCATCCTCTTCGAGGAGGAGCTGGTGCCGCGCGCCGGCGCGCCAGTCGAGGAGGTGAAGGTGTTCGTGTTCGGCGGCCGCATCGACCGGATCCTGCGCATCTTCAACCGCTACGACGGCATATCGGGTCAGGTCTGGCGTGCCGACGGCGCCCACGTCGTCCGGCCGAGCCCCGGCGAGCCGATCGACATCGCGCCGAGCGTCTCGGACCGCCCCCCGTCCCCGAACTGGGCCGAGATCATCGGCCACGCGGCCCGGATCGGCGCGCTGTTCGACCAGATGCGCGTGGACTTCCTGACCGACGGCGAGACGCTCTGGCTCAACGAACTGACGATCTACAGCCAGGCCGGCCGCTACACCCACGTCGGCAACGACCCGGCGGCCCCGGCGGCGCTGCACTGGGACCTGCGCCAGAGTCACTTCATGCGCACGCCCCAGCGCCGCCCGGCGCTGGAGCTCTACCGCCGCACGCTCCGCCGCATCCTAGACCGCGCCGCGCCCGGGCCGACGGGCGCGGCGTCCGGCTCCTGA
- a CDS encoding 2-isopropylmalate synthase, whose product MTKPRVKIFDTTLRDGEQSPGATMTHDEKLEIASMLDEMGVDIIEAGFPIASEGDFAAVKAIAENSVNAVICGLARANLKDIDRCWEAVRHAAKPRIHTFIGTSPLHRAIPNLSKDEMAERIHETVTHARNLCEDVQWSPMDATRTEWDYLARVVEIAIRAGATTINIPDTVGYTAPAESAALIRRLIAEVPGAEGVTFATHCHNDLGMATANALAAVEGGARQIECTVNGLGERAGNTALEEVVMALKVRGDIMPYETGIDARRLMAISRRVASVSGFPVQFNKAIVGKNAFAHESGIHQDGMLKNAETFEIMRPADVGLSATSLVMGKHSGRAALRSKLKELGYVLEDNQLGDVFVRFKALADRKKEVFDEDLIALMQAEEREAEDRIRVERLRVVCGTDGPQTAELTLSVDGEARSAEATGDGPVDAAFNAVKALVAHDARLQLYQVHAVTEGTDAQATVTVRLEEDGRIVSGQSADTDTVVASVRAYVNALNRLMVRREKAGRDAAEVSYKDVG is encoded by the coding sequence ATGACCAAACCCCGCGTGAAGATATTCGACACCACCTTGCGTGACGGCGAGCAGTCGCCCGGCGCGACCATGACCCATGACGAGAAGCTGGAGATCGCCTCCATGCTCGACGAGATGGGCGTGGACATCATCGAGGCGGGCTTCCCGATCGCCTCGGAGGGGGACTTCGCGGCCGTGAAGGCGATCGCCGAGAACTCCGTGAACGCGGTGATCTGCGGGCTGGCGCGCGCCAACCTCAAGGACATCGACCGCTGCTGGGAGGCGGTGCGCCATGCGGCCAAGCCCCGCATCCACACCTTCATCGGCACCTCGCCCCTGCACCGCGCCATCCCGAACCTCTCGAAGGACGAGATGGCCGAGCGCATCCACGAGACGGTCACCCACGCCCGCAACCTGTGCGAGGACGTCCAGTGGTCGCCCATGGACGCGACCCGCACCGAGTGGGACTACCTCGCGCGCGTCGTGGAGATCGCCATCCGGGCCGGCGCGACCACCATCAACATCCCCGACACCGTGGGCTACACCGCGCCGGCCGAGAGCGCCGCGCTGATCCGCCGCCTGATCGCCGAGGTGCCGGGGGCGGAGGGCGTGACCTTCGCGACGCACTGCCACAACGACCTCGGCATGGCGACGGCCAACGCCCTGGCCGCCGTGGAGGGCGGGGCGCGCCAGATCGAGTGCACCGTGAACGGCCTCGGCGAGCGGGCGGGCAACACGGCCCTCGAGGAGGTGGTGATGGCGCTGAAGGTGCGCGGCGACATCATGCCCTACGAGACCGGGATCGACGCGCGCCGCCTGATGGCGATCTCGCGGCGCGTGGCGAGCGTGTCGGGCTTCCCCGTCCAGTTCAACAAGGCGATCGTGGGCAAGAACGCCTTCGCCCACGAGAGCGGCATCCACCAGGACGGGATGCTCAAGAACGCCGAGACCTTCGAGATCATGCGCCCCGCGGACGTCGGCCTGTCGGCCACCTCCCTGGTGATGGGCAAGCACTCGGGCCGCGCGGCGCTGCGCTCCAAGCTCAAGGAGCTGGGGTACGTGCTGGAGGACAACCAGCTCGGCGACGTGTTCGTGCGCTTCAAGGCGCTGGCGGACCGCAAGAAGGAGGTCTTCGACGAGGACCTGATCGCGCTGATGCAGGCCGAGGAGCGCGAGGCCGAGGACCGCATCCGCGTGGAGCGCCTGCGGGTGGTCTGCGGCACCGACGGCCCGCAGACGGCGGAGCTGACGCTGAGCGTCGACGGCGAGGCGCGCTCCGCCGAGGCCACCGGCGACGGCCCCGTCGATGCCGCCTTCAACGCGGTGAAGGCGCTGGTCGCGCACGACGCACGGCTGCAGCTCTACCAGGTGCACGCGGTGACCGAAGGCACGGACGCGCAGGCGACCGTGACCGTGCGCCTCGAGGAGGACGGCCGCATCGTCTCGGGCCAGTCCGCCGACACCGACACCGTGGTGGCCAGCGTGCGCGCCTACGTGAACGCGCTGAACCGCCTGATGGTGCGGCGCGAGAAGGCCGGGCGGGACGCGGCGGAGGTGAGCTACAAGGACGTCGGGTAG
- the mreC gene encoding rod shape-determining protein MreC, translated as MARRRSSNPDEVYGRPLRRLLVTLACVVLVGLVLLWRIDNPRAERLRASLVDRVIPSFEWALAPVTWAGRLVEDFEGYTRVYEQNQELRRELQRMKAWQEAAIQLEQENARLLDLNKVKLSPDLTYVGGRVLTDSGSPFRRSVLLNIGSEVGVRDGWAATDGLGLVGRISGVGRTTSRVLLLTDGNSRIPVTIQPSGLRAILSGDTTPLPALDFVETPEDVRAGDRVVTSGDGGVFPPDLLVGQVVRDRNGRLRVRLAADTARLEFLRVLRSGPADPIGSTGGLIAPPGADVIGPPPPPEGEEAASAAAAPGGG; from the coding sequence ATGGCCCGCAGGCGATCATCGAACCCCGACGAGGTCTACGGCCGGCCCCTGCGCCGGCTGCTCGTGACGCTCGCCTGCGTGGTGCTGGTGGGGCTGGTGCTGCTGTGGCGCATCGACAACCCCCGCGCCGAGCGCCTGCGCGCGTCGCTGGTGGACCGGGTGATCCCCTCGTTCGAGTGGGCGCTCGCCCCCGTCACCTGGGCGGGCCGGCTGGTCGAGGACTTCGAGGGCTACACCCGCGTCTACGAGCAGAACCAGGAGCTGCGCCGCGAGCTGCAGCGCATGAAGGCGTGGCAGGAGGCGGCGATCCAGCTCGAGCAGGAGAACGCGCGCCTCCTGGACCTCAACAAGGTGAAGCTGTCGCCGGACCTGACTTACGTCGGCGGGCGGGTGCTGACGGATTCGGGCTCGCCGTTCCGCCGCTCGGTGCTCCTGAACATCGGCTCCGAGGTGGGCGTGCGCGACGGCTGGGCCGCCACCGACGGCCTGGGGCTGGTGGGGCGCATCTCGGGCGTGGGGCGCACCACGAGCCGCGTGCTCTTACTGACCGACGGCAACAGCCGCATCCCCGTCACGATCCAGCCCTCGGGCCTGCGCGCGATCCTGTCGGGCGACACCACACCGCTGCCGGCGCTCGACTTCGTGGAGACGCCCGAGGACGTGCGCGCGGGCGACCGCGTGGTCACCTCCGGCGACGGGGGCGTGTTCCCGCCCGACCTGCTGGTGGGCCAGGTCGTGCGCGACCGCAACGGGCGCCTGCGGGTGCGGCTGGCCGCCGACACCGCGCGGCTGGAGTTCCTGCGCGTGCTGCGCTCCGGCCCCGCCGACCCGATCGGCAGCACCGGCGGGCTGATCGCGCCGCCCGGAGCCGACGTGATCGGGCCGCCGCCCCCGCCCGAGGGCGAGGAGGCCGCCTCCGCCGCGGCGGCGCCGGGGGGCGGCTGA